A genomic window from Streptomyces mirabilis includes:
- a CDS encoding NAD(P)/FAD-dependent oxidoreductase has protein sequence MATERPHLAVIGAGPAGLAASLAAAARGVRVTLIDSAAGAGGQFYRRPPAGLGARRPEALHHRWRTWRRLGDALAARVEAGTIRHLADHHVWCVEAVEPGELFEPAVPEAPPDTAPLPARPGSAGFVVHALLGPLQEEPVTVRADAVLLATGGYEKVLPFPGWTLPGVVTAGGAQAMLKGGLVVPGQRAVVAGTGPLLLPVATGLAAAGVEVAALVESADPKAFLRRAVALAAQPGKVAEGVRYGAQLLRHHVRLLPRHTVVAAHGERRLDAVTVAALDTHGRVGPGTRRRIACDTVAVGHGMLAHIDLAESLGCRIDGLNVAVDEEQRTDVPGVWAAGETTGIGGAALALAEGHIAGGSAAARLTGTRPDPHTWARAARSRRRAREFFAALDTVYAPPAHWTDQVTDETVVCRCEEVTAGAVRNAVDELGAGDVRTVKLLTRAGMGWCQGRMCEPAVAGLAGCEQAPARRLLARPVPLGVLARAGDPEDD, from the coding sequence ATGGCGACTGAGCGACCGCACCTCGCGGTGATCGGCGCGGGACCGGCCGGGCTGGCCGCGTCCCTGGCCGCCGCGGCGCGCGGTGTCCGGGTCACGCTGATCGACTCGGCGGCCGGAGCGGGCGGCCAGTTCTACCGCCGGCCCCCGGCGGGACTCGGGGCCCGGCGCCCGGAGGCGCTGCACCACCGGTGGCGGACCTGGCGGCGCCTCGGGGACGCGCTGGCCGCGCGGGTCGAGGCGGGCACGATCAGGCATCTGGCGGACCATCATGTGTGGTGCGTCGAAGCCGTGGAACCTGGGGAACTCTTCGAGCCCGCCGTCCCCGAGGCGCCGCCGGACACCGCGCCGCTCCCTGCCCGGCCCGGCTCGGCCGGCTTCGTCGTGCACGCGCTGCTCGGCCCCCTCCAGGAGGAGCCCGTCACCGTCCGCGCGGACGCCGTGCTTCTCGCCACCGGTGGGTACGAGAAGGTGCTGCCGTTCCCGGGCTGGACCCTCCCCGGGGTCGTCACCGCCGGTGGTGCGCAGGCCATGCTGAAGGGCGGCCTCGTCGTCCCCGGACAGCGGGCGGTCGTGGCGGGGACCGGGCCCCTGCTGCTGCCCGTGGCGACCGGGCTCGCCGCGGCGGGGGTCGAGGTCGCCGCCCTCGTCGAGTCCGCCGACCCGAAGGCGTTCCTGCGGCGGGCCGTGGCACTGGCCGCACAGCCCGGGAAGGTCGCCGAAGGAGTGCGGTACGGCGCCCAACTCCTGCGGCACCACGTCAGGTTGCTCCCACGACACACCGTCGTCGCGGCACACGGCGAGCGGCGGCTCGACGCCGTGACCGTCGCCGCGCTCGACACCCACGGACGGGTCGGCCCCGGCACCCGGCGGCGCATCGCGTGTGACACGGTCGCCGTCGGTCACGGCATGCTGGCGCACATCGACCTCGCCGAGTCGCTCGGCTGCCGTATCGACGGCCTGAACGTCGCCGTGGACGAGGAGCAGCGCACCGACGTGCCCGGCGTATGGGCCGCGGGCGAGACCACCGGCATCGGTGGCGCGGCACTGGCGCTCGCCGAGGGGCACATCGCGGGAGGCTCGGCCGCGGCCCGGCTGACGGGGACGCGGCCCGACCCGCACACATGGGCGCGCGCCGCCAGGTCCCGCAGGAGAGCGCGGGAGTTCTTCGCCGCGCTCGACACCGTCTACGCGCCGCCCGCGCACTGGACGGATCAGGTCACCGACGAGACCGTCGTGTGCCGCTGCGAGGAGGTCACCGCCGGTGCGGTCAGGAACGCCGTCGACGAGCTCGGCGCGGGCGACGTAAGGACCGTGAAGCTGCTCACCCGCGCGGGGATGGGCTGGTGCCAGGGCCGGATGTGCGAGCCCGCCGTCGCCGGACTCGCCGGATGCGAACAGGCACCCGCGCGGCGGTTGTTGGCACGCCCGGTACCGCTCGGGGTGCTGGCGAGGGCCGGGGATCCCGAGGACGACTGA